In one window of Reinekea forsetii DNA:
- a CDS encoding beta propeller repeat protein: MGVASAAEPIQSLDWISDSAQLVITQTHHITLFEPSTGTAKAFVSPDVDSALSDATLWGAQKHLLISTRADGLFSTALAAPNWQPLNQGLDTQNLDFVFTNVAVTDILYAANQTSVYKYTPEDQWLNMDGGPGGVVTDYLHSDMPDSMDTGWIFATGQTGIAFTADCFCFWRDVKDMSDGFLALAYQPEEPSWYYAATATTLFQTQDGARTWQPITTVPDNATTALVSGPMGTLYLGTASGQLWSFNSANNDWVKVYE, from the coding sequence GTGGGAGTTGCCAGCGCCGCGGAACCGATTCAGTCGCTCGATTGGATCAGCGATTCCGCCCAACTGGTAATTACCCAGACCCACCACATCACACTGTTTGAACCCAGTACCGGCACAGCAAAAGCCTTTGTCTCGCCCGATGTCGACAGTGCGTTAAGCGATGCGACCCTATGGGGGGCGCAAAAACACTTGTTGATCTCAACTCGTGCCGATGGACTCTTCAGCACGGCATTGGCCGCGCCGAACTGGCAGCCTTTGAATCAGGGTCTGGATACCCAAAATCTGGACTTTGTATTCACCAACGTTGCGGTGACCGACATCCTCTATGCGGCCAACCAGACCAGCGTTTACAAATACACCCCCGAAGACCAATGGCTCAATATGGACGGCGGCCCGGGCGGCGTAGTCACAGACTATTTGCACAGTGACATGCCCGACAGCATGGACACCGGTTGGATCTTTGCCACCGGCCAGACCGGTATCGCCTTTACCGCCGACTGCTTCTGCTTTTGGCGCGATGTGAAAGACATGTCCGACGGCTTTTTAGCCTTGGCCTATCAGCCAGAAGAACCCTCTTGGTATTATGCGGCGACCGCAACAACCCTATTCCAAACCCAGGACGGCGCGCGCACCTGGCAGCCGATTACGACGGTGCCCGATAACGCGACCACGGCTCTAGTGTCGGGTCCAATGGGCACCCTGTATCTGGGCACCGCCAGTGGCCAGCTGTGGTCTTTCAACAGCGCCAACAACGACTGGGTAAAGGTATATGAATAG
- a CDS encoding c-type cytochrome, producing the protein MNSLINSLANNLIKRLIVNFVTRLADCRLRPALLAVTLLLGLSTTAIRADEPSGPALYQTFCAACHGVGGEGDPTWPKPNALGDIPPPPHNAKGHTWRHSDDDLVMMTLNGHRDPYNGSEFLTMPAFKGILTEAQVVGILDHLKTLWTDKQLAAQAALNSSVHIPGGEL; encoded by the coding sequence ATGAATAGCCTGATCAATAGCCTGGCCAATAACCTGATCAAGCGCTTGATAGTGAACTTTGTAACACGCCTGGCCGACTGCCGGTTACGCCCGGCTCTATTGGCCGTGACGTTGCTACTGGGGCTGTCCACTACTGCGATTAGGGCGGACGAGCCATCTGGGCCAGCCCTGTATCAAACCTTCTGCGCAGCCTGCCATGGTGTCGGCGGCGAAGGCGACCCCACCTGGCCCAAACCCAATGCCCTCGGCGATATACCGCCCCCACCCCACAATGCCAAGGGCCACACCTGGCGCCATTCCGATGACGACCTAGTGATGATGACTCTGAATGGCCATCGCGACCCCTACAACGGTAGCGAGTTTTTGACTATGCCGGCTTTTAAGGGGATCTTAACGGAAGCCCAGGTAGTAGGGATTCTCGACCATTTGAAGACGCTGTGGACCGACAAGCAGTTGGCGGCTCAGGCCGCTTTGAATAGTTCGGTACACATACCAGGTGGTGAGCTCTGA
- a CDS encoding RES family NAD+ phosphorylase, translated as MTAKFPNPPTAEALALIKPVVLVLPAATVISRLFPTSGRYPSNWNEFRHVGPLASRFDHHLISNSRSTNAAAQERGILYGAHGANHIPTALAEYFQSTRLIDRRANSPVLAGFALRRDIQLLDLQGPFCTRIGASTAINSGSRIRAQRWAKAIYEAWPALDGIAYRSSMFGPEPAIALFERAKSALPSQTVFHRNLSDTAMTTVVYKTGQKLGYTVV; from the coding sequence GTGACCGCCAAGTTCCCCAACCCACCCACGGCAGAGGCCTTAGCCCTGATCAAACCGGTGGTGTTAGTACTACCTGCGGCAACCGTCATCAGCCGGCTCTTCCCTACATCGGGCCGCTACCCATCGAACTGGAACGAATTCCGACACGTTGGCCCCTTAGCCAGTCGATTTGACCATCATCTAATTAGCAATTCAAGGTCCACCAACGCGGCCGCGCAAGAGCGAGGCATTCTCTACGGCGCCCATGGCGCAAATCATATCCCCACCGCCCTCGCTGAATACTTCCAGAGTACCCGCCTTATTGACCGTCGGGCCAACAGCCCTGTTTTGGCCGGTTTCGCTTTGCGACGCGACATCCAACTGCTGGATCTGCAAGGCCCGTTCTGCACCCGAATCGGCGCATCAACAGCGATCAACTCAGGCAGCCGAATCCGGGCGCAGCGTTGGGCGAAAGCAATTTATGAGGCGTGGCCAGCACTGGACGGTATTGCATACCGTTCCTCAATGTTTGGCCCTGAACCGGCCATCGCGCTGTTTGAACGCGCCAAGTCCGCCCTACCCAGCCAGACGGTTTTTCATCGCAATCTGTCGGACACCGCCATGACCACGGTGGTTTATAAAACCGGGCAAAAACTCGGTTACACCGTGGTGTGA
- a CDS encoding immunity 53 family protein translates to MTTMENSTDVLAKIQSWYKRMCNDDWEHTYGIFISNIDNPGWSLKIEIKDTYLYDIGFKKIVLQREDEHDWITCNVKDGEFQGYGGPGNLAELLNVFLVWAESIEA, encoded by the coding sequence ATGACTACGATGGAAAACAGTACCGATGTACTTGCTAAAATTCAAAGCTGGTACAAGAGGATGTGTAACGATGACTGGGAGCACACCTACGGGATATTCATTAGTAATATTGACAATCCTGGTTGGTCGTTAAAAATCGAAATTAAAGACACATACCTCTATGATATTGGTTTTAAAAAAATAGTTTTACAAAGAGAAGACGAGCATGACTGGATTACGTGTAATGTAAAAGATGGTGAGTTTCAGGGGTATGGAGGTCCAGGAAATTTAGCAGAATTACTTAACGTATTTCTTGTTTGGGCGGAGAGTATCGAGGCGTAA
- a CDS encoding RHS repeat-associated core domain-containing protein, translating to MKLINRCSMLLLAALLLGTGLLSTLVSANAAGETITFYHHDHLGSPIMATNETGAVLWIREYSAYGDPKTQGAAETVSYAGHEYYPESNLTNMGARWYNSELGRFMSPDPVGFNAGNTLSFNRYLYGNNNPYTFYDPDGEYFDLAIEFVSIGFGISSAINNIKEGNYGSAALDVVGVAFDAGMALIPGVPGGVGILRQGAKHADDVVAVVKKAKKAKRNKVEPHPDAEGAHTTWKTDPQTGKITRHETYTPNVKNPSGFDKVQSTDLTGAPHINKNTGDAIPTPHTQGKGIPGGVRPATADEIPR from the coding sequence ATGAAATTGATCAACCGATGTTCAATGCTCCTCCTAGCGGCCCTGTTGCTCGGTACCGGGCTGCTATCCACCCTGGTGAGTGCCAACGCGGCTGGGGAAACCATTACCTTTTACCACCACGACCACCTCGGCAGCCCGATTATGGCCACCAACGAAACCGGCGCGGTCTTATGGATACGGGAATACAGCGCCTACGGTGACCCCAAAACCCAAGGCGCCGCCGAGACAGTGAGCTACGCCGGCCACGAGTATTACCCCGAGTCCAACCTGACCAATATGGGTGCCCGCTGGTACAACAGCGAATTGGGCCGCTTTATGTCGCCCGACCCGGTCGGGTTTAACGCAGGCAATACCTTATCGTTTAATCGGTATTTGTATGGGAATAATAATCCCTATACTTTTTATGATCCGGATGGGGAGTATTTTGACCTAGCCATTGAATTTGTTAGCATTGGCTTTGGTATATCCAGTGCAATTAATAATATTAAGGAAGGCAACTACGGGTCGGCCGCCTTAGATGTAGTAGGCGTCGCATTCGATGCCGGCATGGCACTGATACCGGGTGTTCCGGGTGGTGTGGGGATATTACGGCAGGGAGCGAAGCATGCTGATGATGTGGTTGCGGTTGTTAAGAAGGCAAAAAAGGCAAAACGGAATAAGGTAGAGCCTCATCCTGATGCTGAAGGTGCCCATACAACTTGGAAAACAGACCCGCAGACGGGGAAAATAACTCGTCATGAAACATACACGCCAAACGTTAAGAACCCAAGCGGATTTGACAAGGTACAAAGTACCGATTTGACTGGGGCGCCCCATATCAATAAAAACACTGGTGACGCCATACCCACACCTCATACCCAAGGAAAGGGTATTCCAGGTGGTGTACGCCCTGCTACCGCTGATGAAATACCGAGATGA
- a CDS encoding type II toxin-antitoxin system HipA family toxin codes for MTTDIRDEVTVLQLILHGTLVGYLSGFKNGRNVLSIADAFKNSPNRPTFSLITHPNFPNAAKLMAEPWARNQRLHPILSNLLPEGSLRELIAQGLKVHVDNEFHLLSYLGEDLPGAIKAIPMEPEDVPDYLLDSVLSAHGKAKAIKFVKISQDNKFSLAGVQMKFSMKEKDGRYNLSKGDVLGDWIIKTASTKHKYVPLNEYTSMSLAGLVGVDIPEIKLVDLDKLDNLPQINLPDEKQAFAIKRFDREDDQRIHMEDFAQILVKYPHEKYTSAKRRNFMVPQWRISNCGQKNQVSHGGP; via the coding sequence ATGACAACAGACATCCGCGATGAAGTGACTGTATTGCAGCTCATCCTCCATGGAACACTCGTCGGCTACCTATCGGGCTTCAAGAATGGCCGCAATGTTTTGAGCATCGCGGATGCGTTTAAAAATAGTCCTAACCGACCGACCTTTAGCTTGATTACCCACCCCAACTTCCCCAACGCAGCCAAGTTAATGGCAGAGCCGTGGGCGCGGAATCAAAGGCTGCACCCTATACTGTCAAACCTACTGCCAGAAGGCTCTTTACGTGAGCTGATAGCACAAGGTCTGAAGGTGCACGTTGATAATGAGTTTCACCTTCTCTCGTATCTCGGTGAAGATTTACCTGGGGCTATCAAAGCAATACCCATGGAGCCTGAAGATGTTCCTGACTATTTGCTCGACTCCGTATTAAGCGCGCATGGTAAGGCCAAGGCGATTAAATTCGTTAAAATCAGCCAAGACAACAAGTTTTCCTTGGCTGGCGTGCAGATGAAATTTTCCATGAAGGAAAAGGATGGGCGCTATAATCTATCAAAGGGGGATGTACTAGGTGACTGGATCATTAAAACCGCATCAACAAAACACAAATATGTACCGCTGAACGAATATACTTCAATGTCTCTTGCTGGGCTAGTAGGTGTTGATATACCTGAGATCAAACTCGTTGATCTGGACAAACTTGATAATCTGCCACAAATTAACTTACCCGACGAGAAGCAGGCCTTTGCCATCAAACGTTTTGATCGTGAGGATGACCAGCGTATCCACATGGAAGACTTCGCACAGATTTTGGTGAAGTACCCACACGAAAAATACACCTCGGCAAAACGAAGGAATTTTATGGTGCCTCAATGGCGCATTTCCAATTGTGGGCAGAAAAATCAGGTATCCCATGGCGGGCCATAA
- a CDS encoding helix-turn-helix domain-containing protein, whose protein sequence is MGSLLEQIKTRRIAQALKQHDMLLRVGMSRQQYQRLESKGNPRLDTLELIAKGLQSELLLIPQEKLTPVLAILADDASKSIQPSQSSQENPRSLNDDPWQGLLGETE, encoded by the coding sequence ATGGGGTCCTTGCTCGAGCAGATTAAAACACGTCGCATTGCACAGGCACTCAAACAGCACGATATGCTGCTGCGCGTCGGCATGTCACGGCAGCAGTATCAGCGGCTGGAATCCAAAGGCAATCCTCGGCTCGATACCCTTGAACTCATTGCCAAGGGGCTGCAGAGCGAATTATTGCTGATTCCACAGGAAAAGCTAACCCCTGTGTTGGCTATACTGGCAGATGATGCCAGCAAATCTATTCAGCCAAGCCAATCATCCCAAGAAAACCCGAGGTCATTAAACGATGATCCCTGGCAGGGACTGCTGGGAGAAACGGAATGA
- a CDS encoding Mur ligase family protein, with protein MINIQLDDSRRLTGKSLLWDHPGAIIDGFVQGIDKATVVARWQDFAHQLLRAVAWPDEQTCARIFENGISVAISAPVDALYSACELNEAAWEFARADLTSQTAEETWPGCIERLRSAIAAEAHPELLDLLALAKQQGVVGLADDDAFSLGAGPSAQVWPIAALPAPADIHWADYQNIPVAMVTGTNGKSTSVRILSAMVEASGRRCGVTSTDFIRIGSDIIDRGDFSGPGGARIVLRHPKTEVAILEVARGGILRRGLPIDPVDVCLVTNVAEDHLGQYGINTVEALAQTKLVVSKALSGGTLVLNADDPLLVTYAEPLSVRQCWFALSEHNEVIARHRAANGPVCFMRAGMLVYFDGQAEHDMVAVDAIPMTLQGAAVHNISNALGAIGVAQCLGLDRADIASALEQFASNVNDNPGRGNQFEVKGARVILDFAHNLHGIEAMANTLAKLPAQRKYLMLSMAGDRSDREILAATSAAMVMQPDLLIAADLPVYYRGRKPGEVTDLIAQAARASGMADSAIEYAADPVAGTKRIVSQLQASELALLFALSDRDDIVELLNLG; from the coding sequence ATGATAAATATTCAATTGGATGACAGCCGACGACTGACCGGCAAAAGCCTGCTCTGGGATCACCCGGGCGCCATTATCGACGGTTTTGTGCAGGGCATCGACAAGGCCACCGTGGTCGCCCGCTGGCAGGATTTTGCCCACCAACTGCTGCGGGCTGTGGCATGGCCCGATGAACAGACCTGCGCGCGTATTTTTGAAAATGGCATTAGCGTGGCCATCAGTGCACCCGTGGATGCCCTCTACAGCGCCTGCGAACTCAATGAGGCGGCCTGGGAGTTTGCCCGGGCCGACCTCACCAGCCAAACGGCTGAGGAGACCTGGCCCGGTTGCATCGAGCGACTGCGTAGCGCGATTGCCGCCGAGGCGCATCCAGAGCTGCTCGATTTATTGGCCCTGGCTAAGCAGCAGGGCGTGGTCGGCCTAGCCGATGACGATGCGTTCTCGCTCGGTGCCGGACCGAGCGCTCAAGTGTGGCCGATCGCCGCCTTACCCGCCCCGGCGGACATCCACTGGGCCGATTACCAGAACATACCGGTCGCGATGGTCACCGGTACCAATGGTAAATCGACCAGTGTGCGCATCTTATCGGCCATGGTCGAAGCCTCAGGGCGTCGTTGTGGCGTGACCTCAACCGATTTTATTCGCATTGGCAGCGACATTATCGATCGCGGCGATTTCTCCGGTCCCGGGGGGGCGCGCATCGTCTTGCGTCACCCCAAGACCGAGGTCGCAATATTAGAGGTCGCCCGCGGCGGCATCTTACGTCGTGGTCTGCCGATCGATCCAGTCGATGTATGCCTGGTGACCAACGTCGCAGAAGACCATCTGGGCCAATACGGCATTAACACTGTGGAGGCCCTGGCGCAGACCAAGCTGGTGGTCAGCAAGGCCCTGTCGGGCGGTACGCTGGTGCTGAATGCCGACGACCCGCTCTTGGTGACTTACGCCGAACCGCTCAGCGTGCGCCAATGCTGGTTTGCATTGTCCGAACACAACGAGGTGATTGCGCGTCATCGGGCCGCGAACGGCCCGGTCTGCTTTATGCGCGCCGGCATGCTGGTCTACTTCGACGGCCAAGCCGAGCACGATATGGTAGCCGTCGACGCCATACCGATGACCTTGCAGGGCGCTGCGGTGCACAATATCAGCAATGCCTTAGGAGCCATCGGCGTGGCCCAGTGCCTCGGGCTGGATAGAGCCGACATTGCCAGCGCCCTGGAGCAGTTTGCCAGTAACGTGAACGATAACCCGGGCCGAGGCAATCAGTTTGAAGTCAAGGGCGCCCGGGTCATCCTCGATTTTGCCCACAATCTGCACGGCATTGAGGCCATGGCCAATACCCTGGCCAAGCTGCCGGCACAGCGTAAATACCTGATGCTGAGCATGGCCGGGGACCGATCGGATCGAGAAATATTGGCCGCCACCAGCGCCGCAATGGTCATGCAGCCCGATCTGCTGATCGCCGCCGACTTGCCGGTCTATTATCGCGGCCGCAAGCCGGGTGAAGTCACCGACCTGATTGCCCAGGCCGCCCGGGCCAGCGGCATGGCCGACAGCGCGATCGAATACGCCGCCGATCCGGTGGCCGGCACCAAACGCATTGTCAGCCAGCTGCAAGCGTCTGAATTGGCGCTGTTGTTTGCCTTGTCGGATCGCGATGACATTGTTGAGTTGCTTAATCTGGGCTAG